The following proteins are encoded in a genomic region of Candidatus Methylospira mobilis:
- a CDS encoding HU family DNA-binding protein: MNKAELVDQIASVADISKVDAGRALDAFVTVVTDALKTGDTVSLVGFGSFSVKERAERQGRNPQSGEAITIKAAKIPSFKAGKVLKDAVD, encoded by the coding sequence ATGAACAAAGCGGAACTCGTCGATCAAATCGCCAGTGTAGCGGATATCTCCAAAGTGGATGCGGGGCGTGCACTGGATGCATTCGTTACCGTCGTTACGGATGCATTAAAGACAGGGGATACAGTTTCACTAGTGGGATTTGGTTCATTTTCCGTGAAGGAAAGAGCGGAACGTCAGGGTCGCAATCCTCAGAGTGGGGAAGCCATTACTATTAAGGCAGCAAAAATTCCTTCATTTAAAGCTGGTAAAGTCCTAAAAGATGCTGTAGACTAA